A genome region from Anaerolineae bacterium includes the following:
- a CDS encoding nitroreductase, which yields MLYSKPVAELIQQRFSCRSYLNQPIAQEKRELLTNFIALSQVGPFGAPVRFALATATEHDRKALKSLGTYGFIKGATGFVIGAVGEANQNLEDFGYLMERIIIFATDIGLGTCWLGGTFTKSRFAQKIELMNGESVPAVTSIGYIAPKPRLFDSFVRRRAKAESRRPAETMFFEKTFGTPITPEVAGAYAVPLEMVRLGPSASNRQPWRIVKDGHCWHFYLQRSPGYAKRNRWLLNVADIQRLDMGIAMCHFELAANELGLPGKWEIREPNLEKPDDLTEYTVSWLEQ from the coding sequence ATGTTATACAGCAAACCCGTCGCCGAATTAATCCAACAACGCTTCTCCTGTCGTAGTTATCTTAACCAACCGATTGCCCAAGAAAAGAGAGAGTTGTTGACCAATTTCATCGCTTTGTCTCAAGTTGGTCCCTTTGGCGCTCCGGTACGGTTTGCCCTGGCCACTGCCACAGAACACGATCGCAAAGCCCTCAAAAGCCTGGGCACTTACGGCTTTATCAAAGGGGCCACGGGATTCGTTATTGGGGCGGTGGGTGAGGCCAACCAGAATCTGGAAGATTTTGGTTACTTGATGGAGCGCATCATCATCTTCGCCACCGACATCGGTCTGGGCACTTGTTGGCTGGGCGGGACGTTCACCAAGAGTCGCTTTGCCCAGAAGATTGAGCTAATGAATGGCGAATCTGTGCCGGCGGTCACTTCTATTGGCTACATCGCGCCCAAACCGCGTCTCTTCGATTCGTTCGTTCGTCGGCGCGCCAAGGCAGAAAGCCGACGGCCGGCTGAAACAATGTTTTTTGAAAAAACATTTGGCACGCCGATTACGCCTGAAGTGGCCGGGGCTTACGCTGTTCCGCTGGAAATGGTGCGCCTGGGACCGTCTGCCTCAAACCGGCAGCCGTGGCGAATTGTTAAAGACGGCCATTGTTGGCACTTTTATTTACAGCGCTCGCCGGGCTACGCCAAAAGAAATAGGTGGTTGTTGAACGTCGCCGATATACAGCGTTTGGATATGGGCATTGCCATGTGTCACTTTGAACTGGCTGCCAATGAACTTGGCTTGCCGGGCAAATGGGAAATCCGTGAACCCAACCTGGAGAAACCGGACGACCTGACTGAATATACCGTCAGTTGGCTTGAACAATAA
- a CDS encoding TetR/AcrR family transcriptional regulator: MDKKEAILDAALVLFAERGFYGTPVPLIAERAGVGAGTIYRYFESKEALVNALYQKWKEEMFQATFADFPADIPPRQMFREGWRRQVEFARQYPTAMKFLELHHHAPYLDQKSQALNQQISAPLLDFYDRARQAQMIKDMPVEILLAITQGVLMAMMKVYWQGQVDLTPALIDLVEKVCWQALRR; the protein is encoded by the coding sequence ATGGATAAAAAAGAGGCTATCCTGGACGCAGCCCTGGTCTTGTTTGCCGAGCGAGGCTTCTACGGCACGCCGGTGCCCCTTATTGCCGAACGGGCCGGGGTGGGAGCGGGCACCATTTACCGTTATTTTGAAAGCAAAGAGGCCCTGGTAAACGCGCTGTATCAAAAATGGAAAGAAGAAATGTTTCAGGCCACGTTTGCCGATTTTCCCGCCGATATACCTCCCCGCCAAATGTTCCGGGAGGGCTGGCGGCGGCAGGTTGAATTTGCGCGGCAATACCCCACCGCCATGAAGTTTCTGGAACTGCACCACCACGCCCCTTACCTGGATCAAAAGAGCCAAGCTCTGAACCAACAAATCTCGGCTCCGCTGCTGGATTTTTATGACCGGGCGCGCCAGGCACAGATGATAAAAGATATGCCGGTAGAAATATTGCTGGCCATTACCCAGGGCGTTTTAATGGCTATGATGAAGGTTTACTGGCAAGGCCAGGTTGATTTGACCCCGGCATTAATTGACCTGGTAGAAAAAGTTTGCTGGCAGGCGCTCCGGCGCTAA
- a CDS encoding IS66 family transposase — protein sequence MTMQQQLADQDDLIQRLSDQVAVQQALIQTLRDQLAKDSHNSSKPPSSDGLKKRRTSSLRQKGRRQKGGQPGHQGNTLKMVAEPDHVEPHPVNSCPHCQTDLSNIAPGGYEKRQVFDVPPVSLEVTEHQAEIKQCPACGQQVKGEFPGHVTQPVQYGPRLKAQASYLNNYHFIPLARTEELLTDFYGQAPAEPVIIEANKQLAQQTEPSRVRIKQQLIAAGVAGFDESGLRVEGQLQWLHVVSTPELTLYHVHRKRGQEGMEAGGVLPQFQGGAVHDHWSPYLKFDNCQHYCCNAHHLRELQFILEQYQQTWAAEMSQLLLNIKTEVEDTPSPAMSLPPPRLAHYEDQYDKLIAKGLAANPSPDTPPPKKRGRPKQPPPKNLLDRLQTHKSGVLAFMYDFRVPFDNNLAERDVRMVKVKQKVSGTFRTQAGADNFCAIRSYISTVRKHKRNVIEAIYDAFVGQPFIPSEGTA from the coding sequence TTGACGATGCAGCAACAATTGGCTGACCAAGATGACTTGATTCAAAGGTTATCTGACCAGGTGGCGGTACAACAGGCTCTGATCCAAACGTTGCGGGATCAATTGGCCAAAGACAGCCACAATAGCAGTAAGCCTCCCAGCAGTGATGGTCTGAAAAAGCGCAGAACGAGCAGTTTGCGTCAGAAGGGGCGGCGTCAGAAGGGCGGTCAACCTGGACACCAGGGGAACACCCTGAAAATGGTTGCCGAACCAGACCATGTGGAACCGCACCCGGTCAACAGTTGTCCGCATTGCCAAACAGACCTGTCGAACATAGCCCCTGGGGGTTATGAGAAACGACAAGTATTCGATGTGCCCCCAGTGAGCCTCGAAGTCACCGAACATCAGGCGGAAATCAAGCAGTGTCCCGCCTGTGGTCAACAGGTAAAAGGCGAGTTTCCGGGGCACGTCACCCAACCGGTTCAGTATGGGCCACGTCTGAAAGCGCAAGCCAGCTACTTGAACAACTACCACTTCATTCCCCTGGCCCGGACGGAAGAATTGTTGACCGATTTCTATGGGCAAGCCCCTGCTGAACCGGTGATCATTGAAGCGAACAAGCAACTGGCCCAACAGACCGAACCCAGTCGGGTCAGGATCAAACAACAACTCATTGCCGCTGGGGTGGCTGGTTTCGATGAAAGTGGTCTCCGGGTCGAAGGTCAGTTACAATGGCTGCATGTGGTCAGTACCCCGGAACTAACCCTCTATCATGTCCACCGCAAGCGAGGACAGGAAGGCATGGAAGCGGGTGGGGTTTTACCTCAGTTCCAGGGTGGCGCCGTCCATGACCATTGGTCCCCCTACCTGAAGTTCGACAACTGCCAGCATTATTGCTGCAATGCCCATCACCTGCGCGAACTGCAATTTATCCTGGAACAATATCAGCAAACATGGGCAGCGGAGATGAGCCAATTGTTACTGAACATCAAGACCGAAGTTGAAGACACGCCGTCACCAGCCATGAGTTTACCCCCACCGCGCCTGGCCCATTATGAAGACCAGTACGACAAACTCATTGCCAAAGGACTGGCGGCCAATCCTTCACCCGACACCCCACCTCCGAAAAAGCGCGGACGACCGAAGCAGCCCCCACCCAAGAATTTGCTTGACCGCTTACAAACGCACAAATCAGGCGTCTTGGCTTTTATGTATGACTTCCGCGTTCCTTTTGATAACAATCTGGCCGAACGCGATGTCAGAATGGTAAAGGTCAAACAGAAGGTTTCCGGCACCTTCCGTACGCAGGCTGGTGCAGATAACTTCTGTGCGATCCGCTCTTACATCTCAACGGTACGCAAACACAAACGT